The following nucleotide sequence is from Clupea harengus chromosome 17, Ch_v2.0.2, whole genome shotgun sequence.
TGGATGGTTGAAATTGTGGTACTTATTGTAATagttatgtaaataaaaaaggatAAAGTTATACACTGTACGTGAGTTTATTaacttttgtttatttacaatacaattaaaaaaaagatatttctgatacagacatatacagtatttaaaTTGGCAAGTATAACAAAACTTATACAGAATATAAATCATTAAGCAGCCAACTAATATATCCCCCCTACTTCTTCTCTTTAATAATACAATTCGTCTCATCCCTTCACTTGAACAACTATCATCCATTTACAAAGAAAATCAACCTTTCTGTCATGCAGACAAAATCAGTTGAAGAACCCAAGCATTTTCCATAAGGGATCTTAGAAGTAGTAAGCTAAGTCATCTGGAAACTAAAAGGGATTTTATAATACTATTTTGAGAGGAGTCCTCATTTGACACAATAGGTACACTTTCACCAGAGCTCAGTCTGTTCTTGATCCTCTTCCTTGCTTGCTGCCACGGTAGACGCTTGCATTGTGTGCACTGTTATTGCTTTCAGTCTTGGGTTGTTTAAGCGGTAGCGTTGAAAGTACCGTGGAAACCATAAGGGATGTTCACGGGCACCTCTGCTCTGCCCAACTCCTCAAATGACTTGGCGTCCAAGGCCAGCAGGAATGTGCCCTTGTCCTGGGGAGGGACAGATTCAAGTTTTTGGTTAGAttgttctttttatttattaaatataaCCTGATCTATAGAAAGCCATATTATGAGTTTGCAATGCATAATTTGCTGAACCAACATTATGTGACTTCCACACTGTGCACCTTACTTCATTTGGAGTGATGACCACTGACAAAATGACGCCATCATCTTCCTCCGTTGCGTCAGGTGTTGGCACAAATACTGGTTCAGAGGGGTAAAAGCCAGGCTTCTGCCACACCTAGAAAAATGAACATGAATTGACATTTTAGTAACATTAATAAATGGACACATCCACATTGAATATTGCAAACAATCACATTTATGAAATAGTAGTGGGATTAATTCACATATTTATTTGGTATTTGGTACttactttcatttttttcccttccagGTCCATTTTGATCAGGGAGTCTCCCACCAGGTGCCGGAAGCCGCAGCCATAGAAATAACGGTAAGGATGGGTGTTGCACTTTGCATAGTTGATTTGTGGGAATTCTAGCCCACCATATTCATGGAGATCATCGCCATGGAGATCTTCATGTGTGCAGTCAACCTTCAGGATAGAAGTGAGACATTTAACCACTCTTCTAAGCTCGAGGACTTTCTCTACCGAATGCTACTTTTGCCAGTTTACAAAAGCATTCACAATAAagtattttcatttaaaaaataattgaaGTATGAGCGGCAAAAGTTTATTGACCTACCCGATTTTTGGCAGTCTTGATAGCAGTTGCTGTGCTGTCTGGTCTGGTGTTCAAGTTTTTTCCACAAGGTGTCTCACTATTCACATTCAAAGGCAGCACAAATCTTCTGGGGAATACTCTGCACATTGTGTTGTAAACCTAAGGAAATCAGAGATCTATTTCAGTGGACAgacaatatatacatacaaaatcTAGACAAATATGTCATGTTTTGGCCCCATATTTCATTATCTGAGATAGATTTCTCGATGCTCACAAGAATCATATTTCTTACTTCTGTACAGAAATGTATCTGTAGTCATGGCCATGTGTTCATCCATACTTTACATTGACTATATTTTGTACGAACTGTAACTCACTAAACCTTTGTGTTCcatgttgtatttatatttttgttcagTATATTATTTAAATGACTAATTACCGGTAATTAATATTTTGAAGGCATACTTAATCCTAAGAGAGTGTTCAGCACATGTTACTAATATTGACATTCAGTTCCTTTTGCACTCTGGAGAAGGTATACTGTAAGCATACATTACCTCATCCAGGGCCTCTCCTGACTTGCGCAGGTTCTGGACCATGAAGTTGTTGATGGCTTTGCCGTCATCAGCGCAACACATGTCCATCACCAATAACCCATTCTCCTCAAAGGCATTGATCTGATGGAAGGTGGACAGTGGCTTGGTGTGGTACTCAATATGGCTCAGCTGGAATAAAACAGGGAGGAAGATTAAAGTGAGTGGTAAGGTAATTCAGTCtctttatgtatgtattgtatggATGGATATCtgtatacatgcatgtatgtatgagcTTAAACAATGTTAAATTATAATTTAATGTATCCATACCTTGCCCGTGTGCTTGTCGATCAGATGGAAGATTGTGTCATGCTTAGGATCCCAGTACACGGCATCACTGATGCCTTTGCCCCTCAGTTTACCAGTGATGATCTTGAGCAAGTCCATCTTAATGGGTTGCTCAATGAAGACCACATAGTTCTTAGTCATCGCTATGTCCAAAGGAAAACAATTACACATTAGCTATCATGACAAACACCGTCTTCATGAATTTTGCACACAGCTTCTATGTAACACAGATGCCATTGATAGTGACTCACCAAAGCTGTGGTAGTACGAGGGTTTGGTCTTGTCCGCAGACGGGATAGAGCAGATTACTTTGGCGCCCTCTAGGGTGTCTGATGGTGTGGTTTTCTCAGGAGGCACACAAATAATGTTGTAAAATGCTCCTGGTAAACACAAAGATGAACATTAATAGCAATGAAAAATAATCATAAAATCACAAATTACTTCCAAACACCTAAAAAGGCAAAGAAACAGACGACATAACAGACAAATTCACTAACCTTTGGCGGTGTAGGAATTCCCCATGTTGTAGGTTGTCCCATCAGGGTCACTGTGTGGGTGAGCTGTTGCTCCATTGACAGCTATAAACTTGCTCCAGTCCACCTGTCAGAGtgcacatttatatttatacttaCTAAGGCCACTTACTCTTGGCTAATATGAACCATTTATAAGGTTTGCTCCACGTTAGATTTGTGGAGGTTTAACGAGGTATGATAGTGGCTTACCTTCTCAGTGGCCATTAGTGTTTCTGGATCCACTTTGTGCATGAAGTTGGTTTCAGTGCTGACGTAGTAATCTCCCTTATACTGGACGAAACTCACACTGGCATTATCGGTGGGCTCTATGAAGACAAAAAGAGTGTCCAGGGCATTAAACCATTTACTCACTGGTGATAGGTTATACATATGCTTACATCTGAATTCAAAAGCCCGCAGTGTGGAATTATACATTTTAAGTGTCAAAAGAGAATATATGGATATGGTGGTTTTATCAGACTGATAGCTCATCTTTAAAAGTCTGACTGTGGCTGTTTCACTGTTATGTGTGCGCTACAGCGAATCTCTCAGCACATTAAAGTGGGAGATAGATACTTACTTGGCATATCAAAGCGTGACAGAAAGCGCTGGAAGAAGTTTTTGCAGGGATCCGGCACGGCAAGGGTGCCAAACTCCGACACAACGATACGGTCGTGCTCTTTGTTGGCTTTATAGCAGTCACTGTCGAGGAAGCGGTTTTTGTAGGTCACCTGCCCATTCTCAATCTTATACTGGTGCAGCAGGGCCATCCCGTCAAACCAGTGGTTGAAGCTGAAAGGAAAGAAATAGACAAATATTCATAAGACAGCTAGAACGGTGGTTTAGTAATGAGTTAAATGACAAAAGTTAATGAAAACTAATTTAGAGTTCAACAAGTATTGTAGGTACTTTGTACTCACTTGTCTTTTCCGATTTCAAACTTTCCTGGCCCATTCCTAAGGAAGCTGCCTTTGATCCAGGTTGGAATGGTGCCGCGAATGACGGTCTGCAAAGGCTCTGGTGTCTCATCAACTGAGCGCACAATATTTTCAATACATGGCAAATCATGCATGTCTGTGAAATGCTGATTTTTGCACTTGTGCACCTTGGGGGCTgtgaagagaaaatgaaaacaaagaaaatatgaTGATAAGCTTCTTAAACAAAAGTGTACAAAActtcaaataaaatgttattttacaATAAATTAACCtctaaatatgtgtgtttgagattgtAAAAAGTTGCTTTTGTTATTGCTTTCACATGGTTGTTAAAACTGAAAACGCAATCAAGTAAGACGCCAGGGTTTTTAACAATGTCCTccactttctgtctttttgtgtCAAGATAGCAATCCTAAATCCTATCTCAAATTTTCCCGAATTAAGATTATTTCAGTTTTGGCCTTATTCAGATGAAGGAAATTATTAGACATCCTCCAGCAGTTAATTTGGTCAATGCAACCACAAAGAGATTCTAGGGGACCATAGTCATTAGATGAGAGGGCTATGAAAAATCTTTTTGTCTTCAATAATTTGTCAAAGCAGGTGCATATAAAGCTAGAATAATAAAGGCTGTTGGTGTTGTGgtagtttccatggcaacaaaaAAGCTCCTTTCTTGTAAGTCTGATCTGAGCAACCTGATAACTGTACCTGGAAATCCAACCCAATGTTCCAGTCTGTGTAGACTGTATTATGACCATTATATGATATATATTATGTAGGAACAACAATGGCGGCACTGCTAGAGCTAGATGAAGCGATACAAAGTAGAAGCAACGCTagcaagaagaatgtgtacatttattcatCAAGGGCTAAGACATTGTTCCCTTACTGCCAACGGTTGGGAAAAGGCTGATATATCAGCTTGCACCATTAGTGTCAAAGTAGGAAGTACAGCAATCCCATACTGGTCAATGCCagttggttaaaggctggtccagtGGTTTAAAAATGACCCCGAAGTCTACGCCCATTAGGATGCAACGA
It contains:
- the bco2b gene encoding beta-carotene oxygenase 2b, with translation MPKAEITQAPKVHKCKNQHFTDMHDLPCIENIVRSVDETPEPLQTVIRGTIPTWIKGSFLRNGPGKFEIGKDNFNHWFDGMALLHQYKIENGQVTYKNRFLDSDCYKANKEHDRIVVSEFGTLAVPDPCKNFFQRFLSRFDMPKPTDNASVSFVQYKGDYYVSTETNFMHKVDPETLMATEKVDWSKFIAVNGATAHPHSDPDGTTYNMGNSYTAKGAFYNIICVPPEKTTPSDTLEGAKVICSIPSADKTKPSYYHSFAMTKNYVVFIEQPIKMDLLKIITGKLRGKGISDAVYWDPKHDTIFHLIDKHTGKLSHIEYHTKPLSTFHQINAFEENGLLVMDMCCADDGKAINNFMVQNLRKSGEALDEVYNTMCRVFPRRFVLPLNVNSETPCGKNLNTRPDSTATAIKTAKNRVDCTHEDLHGDDLHEYGGLEFPQINYAKCNTHPYRYFYGCGFRHLVGDSLIKMDLEGKKMKVWQKPGFYPSEPVFVPTPDATEEDDGVILSVVITPNEDKGTFLLALDAKSFEELGRAEVPVNIPYGFHGTFNATA